One Gimesia aquarii DNA segment encodes these proteins:
- a CDS encoding glycosyltransferase, which translates to MSFSKLRASVIVPVYNRSSDLKVLLSSLMQQSISASRFEILICDDGSTENIQTIVEEFQSPSNPTIKYFKQVNQGPGAARNLGLSHSVGTITAFTDSDCIPDSDWLEELIVPIESSNARMTGGLIDFQNADYLSGRCMNFLMSSMIGAGGARDPRTAIHMKYFPRTSNVAVAREVAVAAGGFPAQRHGEDIEFADRVRQQGAEILFVPTAKITHNEQKTLKQLSREAYLKGCARVRLAKTRGMHELIHAAPALLCLYIILLTLTTVIAPTLTFWSSLPVFAYLCLIFILALQAGICLNEVLAVFVVFSQAILMHISYGCGYLATRLKLFLARLKLNYFPTSLSTENKKV; encoded by the coding sequence ATGTCTTTTAGTAAATTACGTGCATCAGTAATTGTCCCTGTTTATAACAGATCAAGTGATCTCAAGGTTTTATTATCATCACTTATGCAACAATCAATTTCAGCTTCTAGGTTTGAAATTCTGATATGTGATGATGGTTCTACCGAGAATATTCAAACAATCGTTGAAGAATTTCAATCTCCAAGTAACCCTACCATAAAGTATTTCAAACAAGTCAACCAGGGGCCGGGAGCCGCTCGAAATTTGGGCTTATCACATTCTGTGGGCACAATCACCGCATTCACAGATTCTGATTGTATCCCAGACTCTGATTGGCTTGAGGAGTTAATCGTTCCTATTGAGTCGTCGAACGCAAGGATGACTGGTGGGTTGATTGACTTTCAAAATGCTGATTACCTGTCAGGACGCTGCATGAACTTTCTTATGTCCAGTATGATCGGTGCAGGGGGAGCACGTGACCCTCGGACAGCCATTCATATGAAGTATTTTCCTCGCACTAGTAATGTTGCCGTTGCAAGAGAGGTTGCTGTTGCAGCAGGTGGTTTCCCAGCACAGCGACATGGTGAAGATATTGAATTTGCAGATCGCGTTAGACAGCAAGGTGCTGAAATCTTATTTGTGCCCACAGCTAAAATCACTCATAACGAACAAAAAACACTAAAACAACTTTCGCGTGAAGCATATTTAAAAGGGTGTGCTAGAGTCAGATTAGCAAAGACCAGGGGAATGCATGAATTGATTCATGCTGCTCCTGCGCTATTGTGCTTATATATTATTCTGCTGACTCTGACGACAGTGATAGCACCAACTTTGACGTTCTGGTCTTCTCTTCCGGTGTTTGCATATCTATGTTTAATTTTTATTTTAGCGCTGCAAGCGGGAATTTGTCTGAACGAAGTACTGGCTGTCTTTGTAGTTTTCTCACAAGCTATTCTCATGCATATTTCTTATGGTTGTGGATATTTGGCTACACGATTAAAATTGTTTTTGGCTAGGTTAAAACTAAACTATTTCCCAACATCTTTATCGACTGAAAATAAAAAGGTCTAA